Proteins encoded by one window of Methermicoccus shengliensis DSM 18856:
- a CDS encoding phosphoribosylanthranilate isomerase — protein sequence MRVRVKVCGITREADVKAAVDAGVDALGFVVGTNRRTARNLTPERASCLMDVVSPFVSRVLVCTPSTLSDVMEMLDVLSPDLVQVHSSLSVEELDRLSSRIPVIKAVMVGERPLGHVLSEAERYAGVCDCILLDTAAGSGRVHDWKISARVREVLDVPVVLAGGLTPHNVARAAQLVRPFAVDVSTGVESAEGLKDARLMEQFVSEVRRVE from the coding sequence ATGAGGGTGAGGGTGAAGGTGTGTGGTATCACGAGAGAGGCTGATGTGAAGGCTGCCGTGGATGCCGGCGTGGATGCCCTCGGCTTTGTGGTGGGCACCAACAGGCGCACGGCAAGAAACCTCACACCGGAGAGGGCATCTTGTCTCATGGATGTTGTGAGCCCTTTTGTGAGCAGGGTGTTGGTGTGTACCCCCAGCACCCTTTCGGATGTCATGGAGATGCTCGATGTGCTCTCACCAGACCTCGTGCAGGTGCACTCCTCCCTTTCGGTGGAGGAGCTGGACAGGCTCTCCTCCCGCATTCCCGTCATCAAGGCGGTGATGGTAGGAGAGCGGCCCCTCGGGCACGTGCTCTCCGAGGCTGAACGGTATGCAGGAGTGTGCGATTGCATCCTCCTGGACACGGCGGCTGGTAGCGGAAGGGTGCATGATTGGAAGATTAGCGCGAGGGTGAGGGAGGTGCTGGACGTGCCAGTGGTGCTCGCGGGCGGGCTCACACCCCATAACGTGGCAAGGGCAGCCCAGCTGGTAAGGCCCTTTGCAGTGGACGTATCCACTGGGGTGGAGAGTGCGGAGGGTCTCAAGGATGCACGCCTGATGGAGCAGTTTGTCTCGGAGGTGAGGCGGGTTGAATGA
- the trpB gene encoding tryptophan synthase subunit beta, giving the protein MKGRFGKYGGMFVPETLMPALLELEREYERLKVDEHFQRELSQLLSEFAGRPTPLYACRRLGRDVGCRVYLKREDLVHGGAHKLNNTLGQALLAKHMGKHRLIAETGAGQHGCATAMAGAVLGMQVDVYMGEKDMERQRVNVYRMELLGARVIPVRNGSRTLKDAINEALRDWVSNVEDTHYVLGSVVGPHPYPTIVRDFQRVIGRETKEQILEREGRLPDSIVACTGGGSNAMGMFHPFLEDDVQLYSVEAAGEGLRCDEHTAYHSASLCVGEDGVLHGTKTRLLQDEYGQILESRSVAAGLDYPGVGPELAHLCDMGRVNAVSITDDEALDAFHTLSRLEGIIPALESAHAVAFVLNNVERLGEVVVINLSGRGDKDVESVLGRKAHGA; this is encoded by the coding sequence TTGAAGGGACGGTTTGGAAAGTACGGTGGAATGTTCGTGCCAGAGACGCTCATGCCAGCTCTTTTGGAGCTTGAGAGAGAGTATGAGCGGCTAAAGGTGGACGAGCACTTTCAGAGAGAGCTATCACAGCTCCTCTCGGAGTTTGCTGGAAGGCCCACACCCCTGTATGCGTGCAGAAGGCTGGGCAGGGATGTGGGCTGCAGGGTGTATCTCAAGCGGGAGGACCTCGTGCATGGTGGAGCCCACAAGCTGAACAACACCCTCGGGCAGGCGCTGCTCGCCAAGCACATGGGAAAGCACAGGCTAATCGCCGAGACTGGGGCTGGACAGCATGGGTGTGCCACTGCAATGGCAGGGGCAGTGCTCGGAATGCAGGTGGATGTGTACATGGGTGAGAAGGACATGGAAAGGCAGAGGGTGAACGTGTACAGGATGGAGCTGCTTGGAGCGAGGGTGATACCCGTGAGGAACGGCTCCCGCACACTCAAGGATGCAATCAACGAAGCCCTCAGGGACTGGGTGAGCAATGTGGAGGACACCCACTACGTGCTCGGCTCGGTGGTGGGACCACACCCATACCCCACCATTGTGAGGGACTTTCAGCGGGTGATTGGACGCGAGACGAAAGAACAGATACTCGAGAGGGAGGGCAGGCTTCCCGACAGCATCGTGGCGTGCACTGGAGGGGGGAGCAATGCGATGGGCATGTTTCACCCATTCCTGGAGGACGATGTGCAGCTGTACTCGGTGGAGGCGGCTGGAGAGGGGCTCAGATGTGATGAGCACACCGCATATCACTCGGCATCGCTGTGCGTGGGGGAAGATGGGGTGCTTCATGGCACAAAGACGAGGCTTTTGCAGGACGAGTACGGGCAAATTCTCGAATCGAGGTCTGTTGCCGCAGGGCTGGACTATCCTGGTGTGGGTCCAGAGCTTGCCCACCTGTGTGATATGGGGAGGGTGAATGCGGTGAGCATCACCGATGACGAGGCCCTCGATGCCTTTCACACGCTCAGCAGGCTGGAGGGCATAATACCCGCCCTCGAGTCGGCACATGCGGTTGCCTTCGTGCTCAACAATGTCGAGAGGCTTGGGGAGGTGGTGGTAATCAACCTCTCGGGAAGAGGGGACAAGGATGTAGAGAGCGTGCTTGGGAGGAAGGCGCATGGGGCTTGA
- a CDS encoding indole-3-glycerol-phosphate synthase yields MQESMEPSDVVSPMDNPIIRAIVEHTRHRIGVLRAEAMLYEPLPYVLAPRGLVESVRRARRKRGFGLIAEIKPASPAGTLAHITPHEAAHLAHTMQEAGACAISVLTEPEVFCGSLASLKLVRGRVDVPVLRKDFILSALQLTEGYQDGVLLIASLVGGKLPQLVEQCHRLKIEPLVEVRTVDEAGAALDAGARMLGINNRDLATLSVDLSTTLSLAPLIRDMDEDVVLISESGIRSVADVRTVVEAGVDGVLVGTALMQDLPSLYESTHRLVHAMEAV; encoded by the coding sequence ATGCAGGAGAGCATGGAGCCATCGGACGTGGTCTCCCCCATGGACAATCCCATTATCCGCGCCATAGTGGAGCACACGCGCCACAGGATAGGTGTGCTGAGGGCGGAGGCCATGCTCTACGAGCCCCTGCCCTATGTGCTCGCTCCAAGGGGTCTTGTGGAGAGCGTGCGCAGGGCAAGACGGAAGAGGGGATTTGGGCTCATAGCCGAGATAAAGCCAGCATCGCCAGCGGGCACGCTTGCGCACATCACCCCCCATGAAGCGGCACACCTCGCCCACACGATGCAGGAGGCTGGTGCATGTGCCATCTCGGTGCTAACTGAGCCAGAGGTGTTTTGCGGCTCGCTTGCCAGCCTGAAGCTCGTGAGGGGGAGGGTGGACGTGCCAGTGCTCAGAAAGGACTTCATTCTCTCAGCACTGCAGCTCACGGAGGGCTATCAGGATGGCGTGCTGCTCATTGCCTCGCTGGTGGGAGGGAAGCTGCCTCAGCTGGTGGAGCAGTGCCACAGGCTTAAGATAGAGCCACTCGTGGAGGTCAGGACCGTGGATGAGGCAGGGGCTGCCCTCGATGCTGGAGCCAGGATGCTGGGAATCAACAACAGGGACCTTGCCACACTGAGTGTGGACCTCTCCACCACACTCTCACTCGCTCCGCTTATAAGAGACATGGACGAGGATGTGGTGCTCATCTCGGAGAGTGGCATCCGCTCTGTGGCAGATGTGCGCACCGTCGTGGAGGCAGGCGTGGATGGGGTGCTCGTGGGCACTGCCCTCATGCAGGACCTTCCCAGCCTGTATGAGAGCACCCACAGGCTCGTGCATGCGATGGAGGCAGTGTAG
- the trpD gene encoding anthranilate phosphoribosyltransferase translates to MKEYLLRLVEGEHLTKEEACELMLSLLDGASNAQIAALLTTLRLRGVSPAELAGLALGMRQAALTIHPDVDMLVDTCGTGGDGLSTFNISTACALVVAACGVPVAKHGNRAFTSRCGSADVLEALGMRTDMSAGEVKSMIENVGFGFLLASVFHPSMRKVAPVRSELGFRTVFNVLGPLTNPAGATAQLVGVYDEELVPLVAHALLELGTRRAMVVHGGGMDEISSYSTTSVCEIRGNSVEHYTLSPEDFSLPTTKLSDILGGCPAENAQYVRSVLEGRRGPRRDVVLMNAGAVLYIAGAASSLLDGAEMAACAIDSGEALAKLEHVVHFCAPKEAQ, encoded by the coding sequence ATGAAGGAGTATCTGCTCAGGCTCGTGGAGGGGGAGCATCTAACGAAGGAGGAGGCGTGTGAGCTCATGCTCAGCCTCCTGGATGGAGCGAGCAATGCCCAGATTGCAGCTCTGCTCACCACTCTGAGACTCAGGGGCGTGAGCCCAGCGGAGCTTGCAGGGCTTGCGCTTGGTATGAGGCAGGCAGCCCTCACGATACATCCCGATGTCGATATGCTGGTGGATACGTGCGGCACAGGAGGGGATGGACTCTCCACGTTCAACATCAGCACTGCATGTGCCCTGGTGGTTGCGGCGTGCGGCGTGCCCGTGGCAAAGCACGGCAACCGCGCCTTTACATCGAGATGTGGAAGCGCCGATGTGCTCGAGGCGCTCGGGATGAGGACGGACATGTCCGCGGGGGAAGTGAAGAGCATGATAGAGAATGTGGGCTTTGGTTTTCTTCTCGCATCGGTGTTTCACCCCTCGATGCGAAAGGTGGCGCCAGTGCGCAGCGAGCTTGGGTTCAGGACGGTGTTCAACGTGCTCGGCCCCCTCACAAACCCAGCGGGCGCCACCGCACAGCTCGTGGGTGTGTACGACGAGGAGCTCGTACCCCTGGTGGCACATGCACTTCTTGAGCTTGGCACGCGGCGGGCGATGGTAGTGCATGGTGGGGGCATGGACGAAATATCGAGCTACAGCACCACGAGCGTGTGCGAGATCAGGGGCAACAGTGTGGAGCACTACACGCTCTCGCCAGAGGACTTCTCTCTTCCCACCACCAAGCTCTCCGACATACTGGGAGGATGCCCCGCGGAGAACGCCCAGTATGTGCGGAGCGTGCTCGAGGGCAGGAGAGGACCAAGGCGCGATGTGGTGCTCATGAACGCGGGCGCAGTGCTGTACATCGCGGGTGCAGCCTCCTCTCTCCTCGATGGGGCAGAGATGGCGGCGTGTGCCATCGACTCTGGAGAAGCCCTTGCCAAGCTGGAGCACGTCGTGCACTTTTGTGCACCCAAGGAGGCTCAGTGA
- the trpE gene encoding anthranilate synthase component I, with protein sequence MNELSMLERACSTHEESFLFPFHTSVHVGVEPIEAYCALPSTECAYLLESADGEGRGRFSFVGSHPLALITMRARHLIFEPMEKNELTERIERTLEHTLTHDGKGYLLEDMDVLDALRLVHPVSCIPVVSCDTKRQLLDGGLVGALGYEAAYSCWLKELVRDDVLCGAFMLTTSNMVFDHRKGCVHLLACEVVHPQSPDEARLRAERRLCEMKDILRRARRPSCRGAQVGDVDYRVNSLRSKQQPQEHTSKEQFERMVARAKQHVFDGDVFQVVLSRKCTIPTDATPVELYTALRSINPSPYMYLLHFPKFAIIGASPERMLSVYDGVLTVNPIAGTYPRGTPEQEERLAAGLLGDEKERAEHVMLVDLARNDVRMVCRPGSVRVSEFMRVKRYSHVQHIESTVEGRLRDGMDVFDAIRAVFPAGTLSGAPKLRAMEIIHELEGRPRGFYGGGVGYISLSGSADFAITIRTIVLEDGVASVQAGAGIVADSVPSREYEETCSKMGAMLEAIRSLAIQREVGT encoded by the coding sequence TTGAATGAGCTTTCCATGCTCGAAAGGGCGTGCAGCACCCACGAGGAGAGCTTTCTCTTTCCATTCCACACGAGTGTGCACGTGGGAGTTGAGCCCATCGAGGCATATTGCGCTCTGCCCTCCACTGAGTGCGCTTACCTGCTCGAGTCTGCCGATGGAGAGGGAAGGGGAAGGTTCTCTTTCGTGGGCTCGCACCCCCTGGCACTCATCACCATGAGGGCAAGACATCTGATATTTGAGCCCATGGAGAAAAATGAGCTCACTGAGAGGATAGAGCGCACGCTCGAACATACCCTAACCCACGATGGGAAGGGATACCTCTTGGAGGACATGGACGTGCTGGATGCCCTCAGACTCGTGCATCCTGTAAGCTGCATACCCGTTGTGAGCTGCGACACAAAGAGGCAGCTGCTCGATGGCGGGCTCGTGGGAGCACTGGGATACGAGGCAGCATACTCATGCTGGCTAAAAGAGCTCGTGAGGGACGATGTGCTCTGCGGAGCCTTCATGCTCACCACCTCCAACATGGTGTTTGACCATAGGAAGGGCTGTGTTCATCTTCTGGCATGCGAGGTGGTACATCCACAATCGCCAGATGAGGCACGGCTCAGGGCAGAAAGGAGGCTTTGCGAGATGAAGGACATCCTCAGAAGAGCAAGGCGTCCATCCTGCAGGGGGGCACAAGTGGGAGATGTTGATTACCGGGTCAACAGTTTACGAAGTAAGCAACAGCCCCAAGAGCACACATCAAAGGAGCAGTTCGAGCGCATGGTTGCAAGGGCAAAGCAGCACGTATTCGATGGCGATGTGTTTCAGGTGGTGCTCTCAAGGAAGTGCACCATCCCCACAGATGCCACTCCAGTCGAGCTGTACACTGCCCTGCGCTCCATCAATCCCAGCCCATACATGTACCTGTTGCACTTTCCGAAGTTTGCCATCATAGGTGCCAGCCCAGAGCGCATGCTCTCGGTGTATGATGGCGTGCTTACGGTAAATCCCATAGCTGGCACGTATCCGAGGGGCACGCCAGAGCAGGAGGAGAGGCTTGCGGCAGGATTGCTTGGGGACGAGAAGGAGAGGGCGGAGCACGTGATGCTCGTTGACCTTGCGAGAAATGACGTCAGGATGGTGTGCAGGCCGGGCAGCGTGAGGGTCTCAGAGTTCATGAGGGTCAAAAGGTATTCCCATGTGCAGCACATCGAGAGCACTGTGGAGGGAAGGCTGAGGGATGGTATGGATGTGTTTGATGCCATCAGGGCTGTGTTTCCAGCTGGCACACTCTCAGGGGCACCAAAGCTCAGGGCAATGGAGATCATCCATGAGCTGGAGGGCAGGCCAAGAGGCTTTTATGGAGGCGGGGTGGGCTACATAAGCCTCAGTGGCAGTGCAGATTTTGCCATAACGATACGCACTATCGTGCTCGAGGATGGTGTGGCAAGCGTGCAGGCTGGGGCTGGCATAGTGGCGGACTCCGTTCCCTCTCGGGAGTACGAGGAGACGTGCTCGAAGATGGGTGCCATGCTGGAGGCAATACGCTCCCTTGCCATCCAGAGGGAGGTGGGCACGTGA
- a CDS encoding DEAD/DEAH box helicase, with translation MEVGMGAQRATAREKRAFDMLEPRVRACLEALGFRVPTPPQEVAIPKVLAHQHVLVIAPTGSGKTESAMLPIMSELVREKERAGIYALYITPLRALNRDMLRRMRQWAQMLDIDIQVRHGDTTTSQRRRQALKPPDILITTPETLQIVLTGKRLRGHLEGVRYVVVDEVHELASSKRGAQLSLALERLTLLCGEFTRVGLSATVGNPQEVARFLAGVDRHIEVLDVSFTTHPSIRVSIPALKKEDVKLASKLSCSPQLASHVRAISEIVEHKTSTLIFVNTRSSAEVLGSRFTRMGLPIGVHHGSLSRDVRVAAEEDFKQGRLKGLICTSSMELGVDIGAVDHVVQYSSPREVSRLVQRVGRSGHSLDKTSEGTIICTCPDDVLESCVIVKMAREGMLEHLTPPPMPMDVLANQICATALFKEMSLKELHALFRRAYLYRELTYEDVERVAAELAEHGLIWLEGDVVKRRRRCMHYFYDNLSMIPDERRYTVHDVVSRRAIGTLDEVFVASIEQPHAVFISKGEMWRIADIDHEHMEVRVEPVSGEGDVPDWVGEEIPVPYAVAQEVGKLRRRIADTLQQGKGLLEIASELFTDEHTLDEVARVISSQLKDHLVIPDHTTLTVEEHTDEEGHYIVVNACLGHRINETLGRYIATMLSARHGESIGVEVDPYRIRLKTPRGVHAEEVMAQLRDAKPEHVRPVLELALKGTNLFKWKFVAVAKRFGILGKDVRWQSIGIGRLIEAYRGTVAYREALSEVMWDRLDIKGAERAIDAIRTGELKLIRQRASPMGACGFGARYDLVASTKADAVVLEALKERILNDHVLLVCVDCCTYHQRVQVARVPEDIKCPVCGSTFVAALKPWEGEVRELLAKSKRTRLREDEVAKVKRAHRNSSLVRSYGKRAVVVLAARGVGPETAARILSHPMRGELDMYRAILRAERTYARTRRFWD, from the coding sequence ATGGAGGTGGGCATGGGAGCCCAGAGGGCAACTGCCAGAGAAAAGCGTGCCTTCGATATGCTTGAGCCGAGGGTGCGTGCCTGCCTTGAAGCCCTTGGCTTTAGGGTGCCAACCCCTCCTCAAGAGGTTGCCATACCCAAGGTGCTCGCCCACCAGCATGTGCTCGTCATTGCACCAACGGGCAGCGGAAAGACCGAGAGCGCCATGCTTCCCATAATGAGCGAGCTTGTGAGGGAGAAAGAGCGTGCTGGAATATATGCGCTGTACATCACCCCCCTGCGTGCCCTGAACAGGGACATGCTCAGGCGCATGCGGCAGTGGGCACAGATGCTGGACATAGACATACAGGTAAGGCATGGCGACACGACCACATCGCAGCGAAGAAGGCAGGCACTAAAGCCCCCGGACATTCTCATCACCACACCCGAGACGCTCCAGATAGTGCTCACAGGAAAGCGGCTCAGAGGGCACCTTGAGGGTGTGCGATACGTGGTGGTGGACGAGGTGCACGAGCTGGCGTCCTCAAAGCGAGGAGCTCAGCTCTCCCTTGCCCTCGAGAGGCTCACGCTGCTGTGCGGGGAGTTCACGAGAGTGGGGCTCTCTGCCACGGTGGGAAACCCCCAAGAGGTAGCTCGCTTTCTTGCAGGCGTGGACAGACACATCGAGGTGCTCGATGTCAGCTTCACCACCCATCCAAGCATAAGGGTCAGCATTCCAGCACTGAAGAAGGAGGATGTCAAGCTGGCATCCAAGCTGTCGTGCAGCCCGCAGCTCGCCTCCCATGTGAGGGCAATCTCCGAGATAGTGGAGCACAAGACGTCCACCCTCATATTCGTGAACACCCGCTCCTCTGCCGAGGTGCTGGGCTCGAGGTTCACCAGAATGGGACTTCCCATAGGGGTGCACCATGGCTCGCTCTCCAGAGATGTCAGGGTGGCGGCAGAGGAGGACTTCAAGCAGGGAAGGCTCAAAGGGCTGATATGCACCTCCTCGATGGAGCTGGGGGTGGACATAGGCGCTGTGGACCACGTGGTGCAGTACAGCTCCCCAAGGGAAGTATCGAGGCTTGTCCAGCGTGTGGGACGCTCTGGACACTCGCTGGACAAAACGTCCGAGGGCACCATCATATGCACCTGCCCCGATGACGTGCTCGAGTCGTGTGTCATCGTGAAGATGGCGAGAGAGGGCATGCTCGAGCATCTCACCCCGCCCCCCATGCCCATGGACGTGCTCGCCAACCAGATATGCGCTACCGCCCTGTTCAAAGAGATGAGTTTGAAGGAGCTGCATGCACTGTTCAGAAGGGCATATCTCTACAGAGAACTCACATATGAGGATGTGGAACGGGTGGCGGCAGAGCTTGCAGAGCACGGGCTCATCTGGCTCGAGGGGGACGTGGTCAAAAGGCGAAGACGATGCATGCACTACTTCTACGACAACCTCTCCATGATACCCGACGAGCGACGCTACACCGTGCACGACGTGGTGAGCAGGCGTGCCATAGGCACCCTCGACGAGGTGTTCGTGGCCAGCATCGAGCAGCCACATGCGGTGTTCATCTCAAAGGGCGAGATGTGGAGGATTGCCGATATCGACCACGAGCACATGGAGGTGAGGGTGGAGCCCGTCTCTGGTGAGGGGGACGTGCCAGACTGGGTGGGCGAGGAGATTCCCGTGCCCTATGCAGTGGCCCAAGAAGTTGGAAAGCTCAGAAGAAGGATAGCGGACACCCTCCAGCAGGGCAAGGGGCTCTTGGAAATCGCATCCGAGCTTTTCACGGACGAGCACACCCTCGACGAGGTGGCAAGGGTGATATCCTCCCAGCTGAAAGACCACCTCGTCATACCAGACCACACCACCCTCACGGTGGAGGAGCACACCGACGAGGAGGGGCACTACATCGTGGTGAATGCGTGCCTTGGGCACAGAATCAACGAGACGCTGGGAAGGTATATTGCCACCATGCTCTCAGCAAGACACGGGGAGAGCATCGGCGTGGAGGTGGACCCATACAGGATACGGCTCAAGACGCCAAGAGGTGTGCATGCCGAGGAGGTGATGGCACAGCTGAGAGATGCCAAGCCCGAGCACGTGCGTCCCGTGCTCGAGTTAGCCCTCAAGGGTACCAACCTCTTTAAGTGGAAGTTCGTTGCCGTTGCCAAGAGGTTCGGAATTTTGGGCAAGGATGTGCGGTGGCAGAGCATCGGCATCGGCAGGCTCATCGAGGCATACAGGGGCACAGTTGCATACAGGGAGGCTCTGTCCGAGGTGATGTGGGACAGGCTGGACATAAAAGGGGCAGAGCGGGCAATCGATGCCATACGGACAGGAGAGCTCAAACTCATAAGGCAGCGGGCCTCTCCCATGGGGGCATGTGGGTTCGGAGCCCGCTATGACCTCGTGGCAAGCACAAAGGCGGATGCGGTGGTGCTCGAGGCGCTCAAGGAGCGCATCCTCAATGACCACGTGCTGCTCGTGTGTGTGGACTGCTGCACATACCACCAGAGGGTTCAGGTAGCCCGTGTGCCAGAAGACATCAAGTGCCCCGTGTGCGGCTCAACGTTCGTGGCTGCCCTGAAGCCATGGGAGGGAGAGGTGCGAGAGCTGCTCGCAAAATCGAAGCGCACAAGGCTCAGAGAGGACGAGGTGGCAAAGGTCAAAAGGGCTCACAGAAACTCAAGCCTCGTGCGCTCCTATGGGAAAAGAGCGGTGGTGGTGCTCGCAGCAAGAGGGGTGGGTCCAGAGACCGCTGCGAGAATACTCTCTCACCCCATGAGGGGTGAGCTCGACATGTACCGAGCAATTCTGAGGGCAGAGAGAACGTATGCCAGAACTCGGCGCTTCTGGGACTGA
- a CDS encoding anthranilate synthase component II, whose translation MIVFINNRDSFVWNLVDYVSQIEDDTLVVPNTTPLRELMRLKPNGIVLSPGPGTPYSKRDVGVCIDVVREMGIAQNIPLLGVCLGMQAIAVALGGSVSHAPAPMHGKTSTIVHDGEGVFKGVDSPMRVGRYHSLMVASIPEDAEPSAVCIDEGSEGLVMGIRVKEHPVEGVQFHPESILTPMGMRIIENFVEMCR comes from the coding sequence GTGATCGTGTTCATAAACAACCGCGACTCGTTTGTGTGGAATCTCGTGGACTACGTGTCCCAGATAGAGGACGATACACTCGTGGTGCCCAACACCACGCCCCTTCGAGAGCTGATGAGGCTCAAGCCCAATGGCATCGTGCTCTCCCCAGGGCCTGGGACACCCTACAGCAAGAGGGATGTGGGTGTATGCATCGATGTGGTGAGGGAGATGGGCATCGCACAGAACATCCCCCTGCTCGGCGTGTGCCTTGGGATGCAGGCGATTGCCGTGGCGCTTGGGGGCTCGGTGAGCCATGCGCCCGCACCCATGCACGGTAAGACATCCACAATAGTGCACGACGGTGAGGGGGTGTTCAAGGGAGTGGACAGCCCCATGAGGGTGGGAAGATACCACTCCCTCATGGTTGCCAGCATCCCAGAGGACGCAGAGCCCTCTGCTGTGTGCATCGATGAGGGCTCTGAGGGGCTGGTGATGGGCATCAGGGTCAAAGAGCATCCCGTGGAGGGCGTGCAGTTTCATCCCGAGAGTATCCTCACGCCCATGGGCATGCGAATCATAGAGAACTTCGTGGAGATGTGCAGGTGA
- a CDS encoding cupredoxin domain-containing protein — MSANRLLAVVCMLALFGAGCAAPPSESTNVTPPANETINATPAATPAATESPMPNETTVETPSPAENVSETPTENRSVYLMSYSLSPRNLTVYVGTSVSFVHYQSQGYPTFVLVSEEGLWENKTMTYGDVFTYTFDQPGVYHYYVRGYGAAMRGEITVLERK; from the coding sequence ATGAGTGCCAACAGATTGCTTGCCGTGGTGTGCATGCTCGCCCTTTTCGGGGCTGGATGTGCAGCTCCTCCCAGCGAGAGTACCAATGTCACCCCTCCCGCCAATGAGACGATAAACGCCACGCCCGCCGCCACGCCCGCCGCCACCGAGAGCCCCATGCCAAATGAGACGACTGTAGAGACGCCCTCACCAGCCGAGAACGTCAGCGAGACGCCCACCGAAAACCGCTCGGTGTACCTGATGAGCTACTCCCTCTCTCCAAGAAACCTCACAGTGTATGTGGGCACCAGTGTCAGCTTTGTGCACTACCAATCGCAGGGCTATCCCACGTTCGTGCTCGTGAGTGAAGAGGGACTCTGGGAGAACAAGACGATGACATATGGGGATGTGTTCACGTACACGTTCGATCAGCCCGGCGTATATCACTACTATGTGAGAGGGTATGGCGCTGCGATGAGGGGCGAGATAACGGTGTTAGAGCGTAAGTAG
- a CDS encoding tRNA (guanine(10)-N(2))-dimethyltransferase has translation MRTTLTTEGSTTIEVPLLDEDADYPPSSAEVFFNPSQRVSRDITVAAMHVLGEGMSYLDALAATGIRGLRLANEVEGLEVTLCDWNRRAVELMRRNARRVGREVEVVHADATVLMRERSFDVVDIDPFGSPAPFLDCAAKCARRFLWITATDKAPLCGAHPKAALRKYAAHPLNTEYHAEVGLRTLLYAVACALARYQKGMTPLLSFSTMHYYRTLVRVERGRKKAYESMRHVGHIHHCHTCGYRRWQEGFCSPADVCPVCGAGLHYCGPLWLGAYKDDSLCEQMIGELEHMKCSEGAEMMRLLKEELHVPTCYDYHVMARRRSTSPPRMDALLERLRAMGYRASRTHYGGTLLKCDAPSELMCTLP, from the coding sequence ATGCGCACAACACTCACCACAGAGGGCAGCACCACCATCGAGGTGCCCCTGCTCGACGAGGATGCAGACTATCCTCCCTCCTCAGCAGAGGTGTTCTTCAACCCCTCCCAGAGGGTGAGCAGGGATATCACGGTGGCTGCAATGCACGTGCTCGGCGAGGGCATGAGCTATCTCGACGCCCTTGCCGCCACAGGCATCAGGGGGCTCAGGCTCGCAAACGAGGTAGAGGGCCTCGAGGTAACACTGTGCGACTGGAACCGTAGGGCAGTGGAGCTCATGAGAAGGAACGCACGGCGAGTGGGGAGAGAGGTGGAGGTGGTGCACGCAGATGCCACAGTGCTGATGAGGGAGAGGAGCTTTGATGTGGTGGACATAGACCCCTTCGGGTCTCCTGCACCCTTTCTCGACTGTGCGGCAAAATGCGCCCGCAGGTTTCTGTGGATTACTGCCACTGACAAGGCTCCTCTGTGTGGAGCACACCCAAAGGCAGCGCTCAGAAAGTATGCCGCCCACCCCCTCAACACCGAGTACCATGCAGAGGTGGGGCTGAGAACGCTGCTCTATGCGGTAGCATGTGCCCTCGCCAGATACCAGAAGGGCATGACCCCTCTCCTGAGCTTTTCCACGATGCACTACTACAGAACACTGGTGAGAGTGGAGAGAGGAAGAAAAAAGGCATATGAGAGCATGCGCCATGTGGGCCACATCCATCACTGCCACACATGTGGATACAGGAGATGGCAGGAGGGATTCTGCTCCCCTGCCGATGTATGTCCAGTGTGTGGTGCTGGGCTACACTACTGCGGACCGCTGTGGCTTGGAGCATACAAGGACGATTCTCTTTGTGAACAGATGATAGGAGAGCTGGAGCATATGAAGTGCAGTGAGGGTGCTGAGATGATGAGGCTGCTCAAGGAAGAGCTTCACGTCCCCACGTGCTATGACTACCACGTGATGGCAAGGCGAAGGTCCACATCGCCTCCACGGATGGATGCACTGCTCGAAAGGTTGCGGGCAATGGGATACAGGGCATCGAGAACACACTATGGAGGAACGCTGCTCAAGTGTGATGCTCCATCCGAACTCATGTGCACACTCCCATAG